The proteins below are encoded in one region of Pseudomonas sp. SCB32:
- the mprF gene encoding bifunctional lysylphosphatidylglycerol flippase/synthetase MprF: protein MRCPMSANPAPPDSPATGEQPQRSGLLHWINANRQPIGLGVTLLLFSLALIACYHLLRDIDAYSLHDAILDVPTASLVGAFAATVAGFITLLGYEWSATRFAGVKLSPSALLTGGFSAFAIGNAVGLSMLSGGSVRYRLYARQGLGAAEVARMTLFASLSLGCALPILAALAALSDLSDASLALHLPSWLVAVLAVGIIAFCILLVVGIERRRLPDQPSPDSHLVRIGRRTVRLPGLRLSLLQLLITALDVACAATVLYMLLPEAPPFGAFLLVYLIALAAGVLSHVPGGVGVFEAVLLAAFAGQLGAAPLAAALLLYRLIYVVLPLIVACLLLLFLEAHRVLVAKQAVRVASGFAAQILSLLVFISGVVLLFSGATPSIDTRLEDIGFLVPHRLIDASHLAASLIGVLCLLLAYGLRRRLSAAWALTLGLLVAGAVLSLLKGFDWEEALILSFTAVLLVVFRSAFYRRSRLMDLPFSPLYLGAAACVIAASIWLLLFAYQDVPYSQELWWQFALDADAPRGLRAALGSCLLLAALALYWLLRTEPPAILEPSREELDTAAGILANSSQPDGGLALSGDKALLFHAGNDAFLMYARRGRSLVALFDPVGPAHSRAELIWQFRDLCDLHHARPVFYQVRAENLPLYMDIGLTALKLGEEARVDLRRFDLENKGKEMKDLRYTWNRGQRDGLSLEFHDAGQAPMEELRAISDAWLGGKNVREKGFSLGRFTPEYLSYFRIVVIRHEGRAVAFANLLETGSKELASIDLMRMAPDAPKLTMEFLMLGLILHYKESGHTRFSLGMVPLAGLQPRRGAPLTQRLGALVFRRGEQFYNFQGLRRFKDKFQPDWEPRYLAVPAGLDPLVALADTAALIAGGLSGLVKR, encoded by the coding sequence ATGAGGTGCCCGATGAGCGCCAACCCTGCCCCACCAGACAGCCCTGCAACCGGCGAACAGCCGCAGCGCAGTGGGCTTCTGCACTGGATCAATGCCAATCGCCAGCCGATCGGTCTGGGCGTTACGCTGCTACTGTTCAGCCTCGCGTTGATCGCCTGCTATCACCTGCTGCGCGACATCGACGCCTACTCCCTGCACGACGCCATTCTCGACGTCCCCACCGCCTCGCTGGTGGGCGCCTTCGCCGCCACCGTCGCCGGCTTCATCACCCTGCTGGGTTATGAATGGTCGGCCACCCGCTTCGCCGGGGTGAAACTCTCCCCTTCCGCGCTGCTCACCGGCGGCTTCTCGGCCTTCGCCATCGGCAATGCCGTGGGGCTGTCGATGCTTTCCGGCGGATCGGTACGCTATCGCCTGTACGCCCGCCAGGGTCTGGGCGCCGCCGAAGTCGCGCGGATGACGCTGTTCGCCAGCCTGTCCCTGGGCTGCGCCTTGCCGATACTGGCCGCGCTGGCCGCCCTGAGCGATCTGTCCGACGCCTCCCTCGCCCTGCACCTGCCGAGCTGGCTGGTCGCAGTGCTCGCCGTGGGCATCATCGCCTTCTGCATCCTGCTGGTAGTGGGCATCGAACGCCGCCGCCTGCCGGATCAGCCGTCGCCCGACAGCCACCTGGTGCGCATCGGTCGCCGCACCGTACGCCTGCCTGGCCTGCGCCTGTCGCTGCTGCAACTGCTGATCACCGCGCTGGACGTCGCCTGCGCCGCCACCGTGCTCTATATGCTGCTGCCCGAGGCCCCGCCCTTTGGCGCATTCCTGCTGGTCTACCTGATTGCCCTGGCCGCCGGCGTGCTCAGCCACGTGCCGGGCGGTGTAGGGGTCTTCGAGGCGGTACTGCTGGCGGCCTTCGCCGGGCAACTGGGCGCCGCGCCGCTGGCCGCCGCACTGCTGCTGTACCGCCTGATCTACGTGGTGCTGCCACTGATCGTCGCCTGCCTGCTGCTGCTGTTCCTCGAAGCCCACCGGGTCCTGGTGGCCAAGCAGGCGGTACGCGTCGCCTCGGGCTTCGCCGCGCAGATACTGTCCCTGCTGGTGTTCATCTCCGGCGTCGTCCTGCTGTTCTCCGGCGCCACGCCGTCCATCGACACCCGTCTGGAGGACATCGGCTTCCTGGTTCCCCATCGCCTGATCGACGCCTCGCACCTGGCCGCCAGCCTGATCGGCGTGCTCTGCCTGCTGCTCGCCTACGGCCTGCGCCGTCGCCTGTCCGCCGCCTGGGCGCTGACCCTCGGTCTGCTGGTAGCCGGCGCGGTTCTGTCGCTGCTCAAGGGCTTCGACTGGGAAGAGGCACTGATCCTGAGCTTCACCGCCGTCCTGCTGGTGGTTTTCCGCAGCGCCTTCTATCGCCGCAGCCGCCTGATGGACCTGCCCTTCTCGCCGCTCTATCTGGGCGCCGCGGCCTGCGTGATCGCCGCCTCGATCTGGCTGCTGCTGTTCGCCTACCAGGACGTGCCCTACAGCCAAGAGCTGTGGTGGCAGTTCGCCCTGGACGCCGACGCCCCGCGCGGCCTGCGCGCCGCCCTGGGCAGTTGCCTGCTGCTGGCCGCGCTGGCGCTGTACTGGCTGCTACGTACCGAACCCCCGGCAATCCTCGAGCCCAGCCGCGAAGAACTGGACACCGCCGCCGGCATCCTGGCCAATTCCTCGCAACCGGACGGCGGCCTGGCCCTGTCCGGTGACAAGGCACTGCTGTTCCACGCCGGCAACGACGCCTTCCTGATGTACGCCCGCCGTGGCCGTAGCCTGGTGGCGCTGTTCGACCCGGTGGGCCCGGCGCACTCCCGCGCCGAGCTGATCTGGCAGTTCCGCGACCTCTGCGACCTGCACCACGCGCGCCCGGTGTTCTATCAGGTACGGGCGGAGAACCTGCCGCTGTACATGGACATAGGCCTGACCGCCCTCAAGCTCGGCGAGGAGGCGCGGGTCGACCTGCGCCGCTTCGACCTGGAGAACAAGGGCAAGGAAATGAAGGACCTGCGCTACACCTGGAACCGTGGTCAACGCGACGGCCTGAGCCTGGAATTCCACGACGCAGGCCAAGCGCCGATGGAGGAGCTGCGGGCGATCTCCGACGCCTGGCTGGGCGGCAAGAACGTCCGCGAGAAAGGCTTCTCCCTGGGCCGCTTCACCCCCGAATACCTGAGCTATTTCCGCATCGTGGTGATCCGCCACGAAGGCCGCGCCGTGGCCTTCGCCAACCTGCTGGAAACCGGCAGCAAGGAACTGGCGAGCATCGACCTGATGCGCATGGCGCCCGACGCGCCGAAGCTGACCATGGAATTCCTCATGCTCGGCCTGATCCTGCATTACAAGGAAAGCGGGCACACCCGCTTCAGCCTGGGCATGGTGCCGCTCGCCGGCCTGCAGCCGCGCCGTGGCGCGCCGCTGACCCAACGCCTGGGCGCCCTGGTCTTCCGCCGGGGTGAGCAGTTCTACAATTTCCAGGGGCTGCGTCGCTTCAAGGACAAGTTCCAGCCCGATTGGGAACCCCGTTACCTGGCCGTGCCCGCCGGATTGGATCCGCTGGTGGCCCTGGCCGATACCGCCGCACTGATCGCCGGCGGTCTGAGTGGATTGGTGAAACGCTGA
- a CDS encoding virulence factor family protein, which yields MLKRRWRHLLALLLLVIIAAGLFLWSRPAAQAVLEHHQLADGSAIGLAIPAKQPTARVLLAVQPDQKLEDGQLLALAHDTGARVVQFVFPDKDCAAQQARIKAASELLDGQPTLVAGIGEGGAYAWRWLAGQSDDKAHALSVGFSLEKTDCTATPLPQSAAHGHWLAAWNDNPDDASARFARGLKNAETVISDYDTPLPKVLADQLRHLLQGGNDNVPVVEVPAAKPSETVTLFYSGDGGWRDLDRDVAAQMAELGYPVVGVDALRYFWEHKSPEQSAADLAVLMQHYRQKWGAKHFVLAGYSFGADVLPAIYNRLPADAKKDVSAVILLAFARSGSFEIEVQGWLGKAGQEAATGPEMARLPGPKVLCVYGIEEKDESGCTQPQSVGENLQLPGGHHFDENYPALAKRLVNAIRSRQAADNEG from the coding sequence ATGTTGAAACGTCGCTGGCGGCATCTGCTCGCCCTGCTCCTTCTGGTCATTATTGCCGCGGGCCTGTTCCTGTGGAGCCGCCCCGCCGCCCAGGCCGTTCTGGAACACCACCAGTTGGCCGATGGCAGCGCGATCGGCCTGGCCATCCCTGCCAAGCAACCCACTGCGCGCGTCCTGCTGGCGGTGCAACCGGACCAGAAACTGGAAGACGGTCAGCTGCTGGCCCTGGCCCACGACACCGGCGCCCGCGTGGTGCAGTTCGTCTTCCCGGACAAGGACTGCGCCGCCCAGCAGGCACGCATCAAGGCCGCCAGCGAGCTGCTGGATGGCCAACCGACCCTGGTGGCCGGCATCGGAGAGGGTGGCGCCTATGCCTGGCGCTGGCTCGCCGGGCAAAGTGACGACAAGGCCCACGCCCTGTCCGTCGGCTTCTCCCTGGAAAAAACCGACTGCACCGCCACGCCGCTGCCGCAGAGCGCCGCCCACGGCCACTGGCTGGCCGCCTGGAACGACAACCCCGACGACGCCAGCGCGCGCTTCGCCCGTGGTCTGAAGAACGCCGAAACGGTGATCAGCGACTACGACACGCCGCTGCCCAAGGTCCTCGCCGACCAGCTTCGCCACCTGCTGCAGGGCGGCAACGACAACGTGCCGGTGGTGGAAGTCCCCGCCGCCAAGCCGTCGGAAACCGTCACCCTGTTCTACTCCGGCGACGGCGGCTGGCGCGACCTGGACCGCGATGTTGCCGCGCAGATGGCCGAGCTGGGCTACCCGGTGGTGGGCGTCGATGCGCTGCGCTACTTCTGGGAGCACAAGAGCCCCGAGCAGAGCGCCGCCGACCTCGCCGTGCTGATGCAGCACTACCGCCAGAAGTGGGGCGCCAAGCACTTCGTGCTGGCTGGCTACTCCTTCGGTGCCGATGTGCTGCCGGCGATCTACAACCGTCTGCCGGCCGACGCCAAGAAGGACGTCAGCGCGGTGATCCTGCTGGCCTTCGCCCGCAGCGGCAGCTTCGAGATCGAAGTACAGGGCTGGCTGGGCAAGGCCGGCCAGGAAGCCGCCACCGGCCCGGAAATGGCTCGCTTGCCGGGGCCCAAGGTGCTCTGCGTGTACGGCATCGAGGAAAAGGACGAGAGCGGTTGCACCCAGCCGCAGTCGGTCGGAGAGAACCTCCAGCTCCCTGGTGGCCACCACTTCGACGAGAACTATCCAGCCCTCGCCAAGCGCCTGGTCAACGCCATCCGCTCGCGCCAGGCGGCCGACAACGAAGGTTGA
- a CDS encoding META domain-containing protein, translating to MKVLIAGACVALALAGCASKPVPETDQTYRIEWIGERPLIDYSHVTLTLDGQGRAYGSAGCNHWFASYTLEGDKLTFGQPGSTRKMCADALMEQEQHFLKMLGEVQRWDITDEGELRLWPTSGRAMRMWPEG from the coding sequence ATGAAAGTCCTGATCGCCGGCGCCTGTGTGGCGCTGGCCCTGGCTGGCTGTGCCAGCAAGCCGGTACCTGAAACCGATCAGACCTACCGCATCGAATGGATCGGCGAGCGCCCGCTCATCGACTACAGCCACGTCACCCTGACCCTCGACGGCCAGGGCCGCGCCTACGGCAGCGCCGGCTGCAACCATTGGTTCGCCAGCTACACGCTGGAGGGCGACAAGTTGACCTTCGGCCAGCCGGGCTCCACCCGCAAGATGTGCGCCGACGCGCTGATGGAGCAGGAACAGCACTTCCTCAAGATGCTCGGCGAAGTCCAGCGCTGGGACATCACCGACGAAGGCGAACTGCGTCTGTGGCCGACCTCGGGTCGCGCCATGCGTATGTGGCCGGAAGGCTGA
- a CDS encoding cytochrome b has translation MSLTKKPSRYGSLSIAMHWLMLLLIAAVYATMELRGNFPKGSEARELLKQWHFMLGLSVFALVWLRLIGRFIYPTPPILPAPPSWQMTLAKLMHVALYVLMISLPLAGWVILSAADKPIPFWGMELPPLVGKNPDLAKQVREWHEVIASLGYWLIGLHALAALFHHYISRDNTLVRMLPGKGEARPE, from the coding sequence ATGAGCCTGACAAAGAAACCCTCCCGGTACGGAAGCCTGTCGATCGCCATGCATTGGCTCATGCTGCTGCTGATTGCCGCCGTATACGCCACCATGGAGCTGCGCGGGAACTTCCCGAAGGGCAGCGAAGCCCGTGAACTGCTCAAGCAATGGCACTTCATGCTCGGCCTCAGCGTCTTCGCGCTGGTCTGGCTGCGCCTGATCGGCCGTTTCATCTACCCGACCCCGCCGATCCTCCCCGCTCCGCCGAGCTGGCAGATGACGCTGGCCAAATTGATGCACGTGGCACTCTACGTCCTGATGATCAGCCTGCCCCTGGCCGGCTGGGTGATTCTCAGCGCCGCCGACAAGCCCATCCCCTTCTGGGGCATGGAGCTGCCACCCCTGGTGGGCAAGAACCCTGACCTGGCCAAGCAGGTCAGGGAATGGCACGAGGTCATCGCCTCGCTGGGCTACTGGCTGATCGGCCTGCACGCGCTGGCCGCCCTGTTCCACCACTACATCAGCCGCGACAACACCCTGGTACGCATGCTGCCAGGCAAGGGCGAGGCACGGCCGGAGTAA
- the dinB gene encoding DNA polymerase IV, translating to MRDDPSLVGKPLAVGGSPDKRGVVATCNYEARAYGLHSAMAMRTAVKLCPDLTIVRPRMDVYRETSREIHAIFRDYTDQIEPLSLDEAYLDVSDCERCGGSATRIAQEIRRRVWETLHITVSAGVAPNKFIAKIASDWRKPNGLFVVTPDEVDGFVAELPVKKLHGVGKVTAEKLARLGIRTCADLRDWSRIQLAKEFGSFGERLWGLSRGIDERPVQVDSRRQSISVENTFDQDLPDLAACQEELPSLLGELERRMTRLDASYRPGKPFIKLKFHDFTQTTLEQAGAARDLDSYRSLLGQAFQRGNRAVRLIGVGVRLVDMRGAHEQLSLF from the coding sequence ATGCGCGACGACCCCAGCCTGGTGGGCAAGCCGCTGGCCGTGGGTGGTTCACCGGACAAGCGCGGGGTGGTTGCCACCTGCAACTACGAGGCGCGCGCCTACGGCCTGCATTCGGCGATGGCGATGCGCACGGCAGTGAAGTTGTGCCCCGACCTGACCATCGTCCGACCGCGTATGGACGTGTACCGCGAGACTTCCCGCGAGATCCACGCGATCTTCCGCGACTACACCGATCAGATCGAACCGCTGTCGCTGGACGAAGCCTACCTGGACGTCAGCGACTGCGAGCGCTGTGGCGGCAGCGCCACGCGGATCGCCCAGGAGATTCGCCGGAGGGTGTGGGAAACCCTGCACATCACGGTGTCGGCCGGGGTGGCGCCGAACAAGTTCATTGCCAAGATCGCCAGCGACTGGCGCAAGCCCAACGGCCTGTTCGTGGTCACGCCGGACGAGGTGGACGGCTTCGTCGCCGAACTGCCGGTGAAGAAGCTGCACGGCGTGGGCAAGGTCACCGCGGAGAAGCTGGCGCGCCTGGGTATCCGTACCTGCGCGGACTTGCGCGATTGGTCGCGTATCCAGCTGGCGAAGGAGTTCGGCAGCTTCGGTGAGCGCCTCTGGGGGCTGTCGCGGGGGATCGATGAGCGTCCCGTTCAGGTCGACAGTCGGCGCCAGTCGATCAGCGTGGAGAACACCTTCGACCAGGACCTGCCGGACCTCGCGGCGTGCCAGGAAGAATTGCCGTCACTGCTGGGCGAGCTGGAGCGGCGCATGACCCGCCTGGATGCCAGCTACCGGCCGGGCAAGCCTTTCATCAAGCTGAAATTCCACGACTTCACCCAGACCACCCTGGAGCAGGCTGGCGCGGCGCGCGACCTGGACAGCTACCGGTCGCTGCTGGGGCAGGCGTTCCAGCGCGGCAACAGGGCTGTGCGGCTGATCGGCGTGGGCGTGCGCCTCGTCGATATGCGCGGGGCGCACGAGCAGCTCAGCCTGTTCTGA
- a CDS encoding 2-hydroxyacid dehydrogenase, producing MRIILFSNQPYDHDSFLAANRSHGFDLHFQQAQLRLDTVALASGFDVVCPFVNDDLSRPVLERLAAGGTRLIALRSAGYNHVDLKAAHALGLSVVRVPAYSPYAVAEHAVGLVLALCRQLHRAYNRTRDGDFSLHGLTGFDLHGRTVGIIGSGQIGEVFARIMSGFGCHILAYDPYPNRAIESLGGRFVALDELLAQSDILSLHCPLNDATRHLINPRSLQQIKRGAMLINTGRGALVDTPALIEALKSGQLGYLGLDVYEEEADIFFADRSDLPLQDDVLARLLTFPNVIITAHQGFLTREALAAIAETTLDNIGDWQAGKPVNLVEG from the coding sequence ATGCGCATCATCCTGTTCAGCAACCAGCCCTACGACCACGACAGCTTCCTCGCGGCCAACCGCAGCCACGGCTTCGACCTGCACTTCCAGCAGGCGCAGCTGCGCCTGGACACCGTGGCCCTGGCCAGCGGCTTCGACGTCGTCTGCCCGTTCGTCAACGACGACCTGTCGCGTCCGGTACTGGAACGACTGGCCGCCGGCGGAACCCGCCTGATCGCGCTGCGCTCGGCCGGCTACAACCATGTCGACCTCAAGGCCGCCCACGCCCTGGGGCTCTCCGTGGTGCGCGTTCCAGCCTATTCACCCTATGCCGTGGCCGAACATGCCGTAGGCTTGGTCCTGGCGCTCTGTCGGCAATTGCACCGAGCCTACAACCGCACCCGCGACGGCGACTTCTCGCTGCACGGGCTGACCGGCTTCGACCTGCACGGCCGCACGGTCGGCATCATTGGCAGCGGCCAGATCGGCGAAGTCTTCGCCCGCATCATGAGCGGCTTCGGCTGCCACATCCTCGCCTATGACCCTTACCCCAACCGAGCCATCGAATCCCTGGGCGGCCGCTTCGTCGCGCTGGACGAACTGCTCGCCCAGTCCGACATCCTCAGCCTGCACTGCCCGCTCAACGACGCCACCCGGCACCTGATCAACCCGCGCAGCCTGCAGCAGATTAAGCGCGGCGCGATGCTGATCAACACCGGACGCGGCGCGCTGGTGGACACCCCGGCGCTGATTGAAGCTCTCAAGAGCGGCCAGCTCGGCTACCTCGGCCTGGACGTCTATGAAGAGGAAGCCGACATCTTCTTCGCCGACCGCTCCGACCTGCCACTGCAGGACGACGTGCTGGCACGCCTGCTGACCTTCCCCAACGTCATCATCACCGCCCACCAGGGGTTCCTGACCCGCGAGGCGCTGGCCGCCATCGCCGAAACCACGCTGGACAACATCGGTGACTGGCAGGCCGGCAAACCCGTCAACCTGGTCGAAGGCTAG